In Drosophila suzukii chromosome Y, CBGP_Dsuzu_IsoJpt1.0, whole genome shotgun sequence, the following proteins share a genomic window:
- the LOC139353538 gene encoding uncharacterized protein, producing the protein MRTMSIPRLELQAAVLGTRLMNTVQEEHSVDISEKVLWTDSKTVLRWIGSTHRRYKQFVGNRVAEILESSKVSQWRWVPTADNAADDATRSQNKADLSPESRWLSGPAFLRQPASGWPAPEEGTKRVPDAPDEEEMPGEFALVAADEFAIPFQRFSSFSRLVRTTAWVLRFARWCRKQRSKIEEYGLTASECEAAENLLVRQAQLESFPDEMRSAECGKNVASSSEIRGLFIYLFIYLYPSATSAHL; encoded by the exons ATGAGAACGATGTCGATCCCAAGGTTGGAGCTGCAGGCAGCGGTTCTTGGAACCAGACTGATGAACACTGTCCAGGAGGAGCACAGTGTGGACATCAGCGAGAAGGTGTTGTGGACGGACTCAAAAACGGTGCTGAGATGGATCGGCAGCACCCACCGCCGGTACAAGCAGTTTGTTGGCAACCGAGTGGCGGAGATTTTGGAGTCGTCGAAGGTTTCCCAGTGGAGGTGGGTACCTACAGCCGACAACGCAGCGGATGATGCGACGCGGTCGCAGAATAAGGCGGACCTTAGCCCGGAATCACGTTGGCTAAGTGGACCCGCATTTTTGAGGCAGCCAGCGAGCGGCTGGCCGGCGCCTGAGGAGGGAACTAAGCGTGTTCCAGATGCGC CTGATGAAGAGGAGATGCCCGGTGAGTTTGCATTGGTGGCCGCGGATGAATTTGCCATTCCGTTCCAGAGATTCTCGAGCTTCAGTCGCCTGGTGAGGACCACAGCATGGGTCTTGAGGTTTGCGCGTTGGTGTCGCAAGCAGAGAAGCAAGATCGAGGAGTACGGACTCACTGCATCGGAGTGTGAGGCCGCGGAGAACCTGTTAGTCAGACAGGCCCAGTTGGAGTCGTTCCCCGACGAGATGAGGTCGGCGGAATGCGGAAAGAACGTCGCCAGCTCGAGTGAGATTCgaggtttatttatttatttatttatttatttatatcctagcgctacaagtgcacacttataa
- the LOC139353714 gene encoding uncharacterized protein, with the protein MRRVLKEVISSCNECKLQRTRPMPPIMGPLPEDRLEAGGWPFKYTGLDYFGPLLVTVSRHREKRWVALFTCMTTREIHLELAHDLSTDSCIIAIRNFVCRSGPVHRLRSDNGKNFVGADREAKRFGDVFETERIQSELSSRSIEWDFNCPPNPSEGGVWERMVQCVKRVLRHTLKEVAPRDHVLESFLIEAENVVNSRPLTHLPVDADQEAPLTPNDLLKGAANLPNTPGLDAELPKEGFTRKQWRIARMLRDRFWRRWVLEYLPTLVRREKWCRRTEPIRQGDMVFVCDPALPRREWRKGIVEEVYSGADGVVRRATVRVNDNGLSRTMLRPVSKLAVLDLSEAVLHGVGDVDGRTL; encoded by the coding sequence ATGAGACGAGTGCTGAAGGAAGTAATCTCGTCGTGCAACGAGTGCAAGTTGCAGCGAACGCGGCCGATGCCGCCGATAATGGGACCCCTACCAGAGGATCGACTGGAAGCGGGAGGATGGCCATTCAAGTACACCGGATTGGACTACTTTGGGCCACTGCTGGTGACTGTATCCCGTCACAGAGAGAAGCGTTGGGTCGCCTTGTTCACATGCATGACGACAAGGGAGATTCATCTGGAGCTGGCGCATGACCTGTCGACGGATTCCTGCATAATAGCGATCAGGAACTTCGTCTGCCGTAGCGGACCAGTACATAGACTGCGGAGTGATAACGGCAAGAACTTCGTGGGAGCTGACAGGGAGGCCAAGCGATTTGGAGACGTGTTCGAGACGGAGAGGATACAGAGTGAGTTGTCCAGCAGAAGCATTGAATGGGATTTCAATTGCCCACCGAACCCGTCTGAGGGCGGAGTATGGGAGCGGATGGTGCAGTGCGTCAAACGAGTGCTGCGCCATACCCTGAAGGAAGTTGCGCCGAGGGATCATGTGTTGGAGAGTTTCCTGATCGAGGCGGAGAATGTAGTCAACTCGCGTCCGCTCACCCACTTGCCGGTGGATGCGGACCAAGAGGCGCCGTTGACGCCAAATGATCTGCTCAAGGGAGCAGCTAACCTGCCGAATACGCCTGGATTGGATGCGGAGCTGCCCAAGGAGGGTTTTACGCGAAAGCAGTGGAGGATTGCTCGCATGCTGCGAGACCGTTTCTGGAGGAGGTGGGTCCTGGAGTACCTGCCTACGCTTGTGCGCCGCGAGAAGTGGTGCCGGAGAACGGAGCCCATCCGCCAGGGCGATATGGTCTTCGTCTGCGATCCTGCCTTGCCGAGACGAGAGTGGCGCAAGGGAATCGTGGAGGAGGTCTACAGCGGAGCTGATGGAGTCGTCAGACGCGCTACTGTGCGCGTGAACGACAATGGCCTATCTCGGACAATGTTGCGGCCCGTCTCAAAACTTGCAGTTTTGGATTTGAGTGAAGCGGTTCTTCACGGGGTCGGGGATGTCGACGGTCGAACATTGTAA